Below is a genomic region from Medicago truncatula cultivar Jemalong A17 chromosome 3, MtrunA17r5.0-ANR, whole genome shotgun sequence.
agagagtgtgttCTTGCACTCATTTGGTACAGAGTTTCATTACCTTGCAAGACAAGTTACTTGATTATGAAGAATGTCTGAGGCAGTCTGTAGAGAtgtttattgaaattaaaatacattCAGCTAGTTTTCAGAGGACTTTGTGTTctttaaaaaagatcaaaattggTACACAGTGGAtctcattttcaatttcatgaaattgttaaaaatgGTATTGTTCTATGAAGCATATAGACATTGACGCGTAAACAAACACTTGACATGACACATGTTAGACACCCGACATAACTTCGATTTGAAGTGTCGATGCGTACATATGTATTTCTTTTGTCTGTAATATGTTTTGCTTAAATCTATTACCTTGTGAAATTGTTTTGCAAAAAGTGGTTACTTTCTTGTGGAGTTCTTCTACTATaacttttttgtcaagtaaattGCTTTTATAACAATATTTGCAATATAAGAAGGGAAAAGAACTAAGAAGAATATTGAAGTGACTGGCTCATAATTGTTGTTTCTTGATTGAAATGTGAcaaataagaatatatttatgtaaataGTTTCTGtgttttcttataaaattttatgtttttttgggaCATGTTTGATGACAACAGGTAATAGTGAAATCGTTAAAGAGGGTAGTAAACCTGTGAAAGTTAATGCTGCAGAGATGAAGCTGCAGACAATTGAGCAACAACGAAATATTTTGACAATGCTAGAGAAATCTTTGGCAAAAGAAAGGGATCTTGAGAAGAATTTATATCATTCTAGAGAAATTCAGGAAAAGCTGAAACAAAGTATGTCCTCCTTAGAGCACGAGCTAGTTCAAGCGGAGGAAGAAACTATTGATGTTTGGGAAAGATTGTTTGAGGCTGACAATGCACATGAGATTCTGATGGGAATTTCAAAAAGTCTGTTGAGTAGACTCCAGATTTCTCATTTCAATTTGAATGGTTTAAGTCGGCGTGAATCCGAGCTTCAAGCTAAGCTCGAAACTTTTGTAGAACAATTAAATACCAGGGATATTATTTTGAACAAGATTGAAAGCAGCACCGGTGAATTAAATGTCTCTCTTATAGGTCAGACAAATGGTTCAGAAGCTAGTTCAAAAGACGCTGAAGATACACAAATCCCTTCTGATCCTGAGGTCTTCGCTCTAAGAGGTAAGGTGTCTTTACTTGAGAAGCAGCTAAAAGATTCTGAAATTCATCTACGGAATGTGAAGTCCTCTTCGAATGAATATCAAAATATGTATGATGCCTCATGTGCTGAAGTAAGTAATACGAAAACTCATATTGCTGAACTAAAAGAAACTGTACTTGATGCCGAGAGTAGGGCTGATATTGCAGAAGCTAAATGTAAGTTATTGACAGAGACTAATTCAAAACTCAATGAAGAGTTGAATCTTTTGAAAGGTGATGGAGGCATTATGAAATTGCATTTGCTTGAGAGGCAGCTAAAAGAAATTTATCTACAATTGCAGAATTCAGAATCATCTGTTGAGGCTAATAAGGAGAAACAAAGTATGTTATATTCCACAATAAGAGATATGGAAAATGTGATAAATGATCATAAGTCAAAGGTTTCTAAAGCTGAAAGTCGGGCTGAAAGTGCAGAGGAAAATTGTATCATATTGTCTGAATGCAATGATGAATTGAATGAGGAATTAAAGTTCTTGAGGATTGGATTCAAAAATATGGAGGAATCCTTGGTCcgagagaaggaagaaaaaatgacGACTGCAAAGGACATAGGAATGCGGGCAAAACTTTTTAAAGAGTTAGTAAAACAACTGGTTATTGAGAGAGAGCGTCTTAAAGATCAGGTATGTGCCACGATAGAGAATACATTTCATGTTAACTATATAATATTACAAATATTTCATGGTCTGTCTTAGCCAATGCCTTCTTATAAACTTCTAGGAGCATTTTTTTATTAGCTTCATGTTTTTCGGAATCCCAGTCTGCCATTATGATTTTGGCAAAACTACACTTTagaacttcaacaaaatcaccgTGTCACCGTGATTTCGTCAAAATCACCGTGATTCCAAATATGCACTAGGACTATATAAATTCATTCTCACCCCTCCTTATATTTTACTGCCATTTGATCTTCACATGTGGATCTATTTTGCTCCCTTTTATTTCATAGAATTTCATCTGCATCTCACTTAAATAAGCAAGTTGATGCCATAAGTATGTGATGGGATAGCTTCATCAATGATATATTGTATATGCCTATTTTACCtcactcttttttatttgattatttactgCTTTCATAAGCGCGTGTTCATGCGAATAAGTCAAGAACTTAGTTGTTCTAGTGTTTGGCTTACTGAAACTGTTGTGTTTTATCTGTAGTTGTCTTCCCTGGCAAGTGAGAACAAAATTTTGGCAGTGAagctaaaacaaatatataaggAGGCTTAAGAAGCCTGTGAAACTTCTGCAAGGTCTTTGAGGTTGGTACTTTGTAAATGAATGATTGACAAGAATCTCTTAAACTATTTCAATTGTATTGTAAATTCCCCGAA
It encodes:
- the LOC11414782 gene encoding WPP domain-interacting tail-anchored protein 1 isoform X1, which gives rise to MTTGNSEIVKEGSKPVKVNAAEMKLQTIEQQRNILTMLEKSLAKERDLEKNLYHSREIQEKLKQSMSSLEHELVQAEEETIDVWERLFEADNAHEILMGISKSLLSRLQISHFNLNGLSRRESELQAKLETFVEQLNTRDIILNKIESSTGELNVSLIGQTNGSEASSKDAEDTQIPSDPEVFALRGKVSLLEKQLKDSEIHLRNVKSSSNEYQNMYDASCAEVSNTKTHIAELKETVLDAESRADIAEAKCKLLTETNSKLNEELNLLKGDGGIMKLHLLERQLKEIYLQLQNSESSVEANKEKQSMLYSTIRDMENVINDHKSKVSKAESRAESAEENCIILSECNDELNEELKFLRIGFKNMEESLVREKEEKMTTAKDIGMRAKLFKELVKQLVIERERLKDQLSSLASENKILAVKLKQIYKEA
- the LOC11414782 gene encoding WPP domain-interacting tail-anchored protein 1 isoform X2; amino-acid sequence: MKLQTIEQQRNILTMLEKSLAKERDLEKNLYHSREIQEKLKQSMSSLEHELVQAEEETIDVWERLFEADNAHEILMGISKSLLSRLQISHFNLNGLSRRESELQAKLETFVEQLNTRDIILNKIESSTGELNVSLIGQTNGSEASSKDAEDTQIPSDPEVFALRGKVSLLEKQLKDSEIHLRNVKSSSNEYQNMYDASCAEVSNTKTHIAELKETVLDAESRADIAEAKCKLLTETNSKLNEELNLLKGDGGIMKLHLLERQLKEIYLQLQNSESSVEANKEKQSMLYSTIRDMENVINDHKSKVSKAESRAESAEENCIILSECNDELNEELKFLRIGFKNMEESLVREKEEKMTTAKDIGMRAKLFKELVKQLVIERERLKDQLSSLASENKILAVKLKQIYKEA